A genomic window from Hyla sarda isolate aHylSar1 chromosome 8, aHylSar1.hap1, whole genome shotgun sequence includes:
- the LOC130284419 gene encoding protein spinster homolog 1-like, whose amino-acid sequence MASPQDPLLKEEEEAMEDHSDMDVEKGDIPERQNLPSLSVMSTARSIITVVILAFVNLLIYANRSSVAGVLPYIQKAYDTNASLSGLLNTLFIGSYVLVAPIAGYLGDHCNKKYTVCAGVIVWLSMTLTLSFIPDRYFLLFLLTSGLVGAGEATFCTIAPSIIADLFTSDQRTRMLNVFYSVIPVGCGLGYIIGPKVTDAAKGDWHWAFRVTPGLGLIAVALMILVTKELPRTTTNGKKNNKSQKFAKWATDLKKLFKNRSFMLTTMGSTAVSFIVGAIGVWGPSYLTHARTLLQEKDPCRAEPCDYHDILIFGVVTVVSGILGVVAGTEISKRYRKSNPRADPLVCGCAMMLSAPFLLLALTFGNISLVATNIFIFIGETLLSVNFTLISDIILKVVTPWSRSSALAVQMTIYHLLGDTGSPYLIGLISDTYERGYAKSPLLKYRSLEYALMTCTIMAVIGGAFFMATALYIERDEKEAEMESEPPSSSSSSLLPADEDRASD is encoded by the coding sequence atggcctctccacaagacccattgctgaaggaggaggaagaagcaatggaggaccatagtgatatggatgtagaaaagggcgatatccctgagaggcagaacctgccatctctaagcgtgatgtccaccgcacgttccatcatcaccgtagtgatcctcgcctttgttaatttgctcatctatgcaaatcgctccagcgtggcgggggtgctgccttatatacagaaagcatatgacaccaatgctagtctgtccggcttattgaatacattgttcattggaagctacgtgctggtcgcaccaattgccggatatttgggcgaccactgtaataagaaatatactgtttgcgcaggagtcatcgtttggctgagcatgacacttaccctgtcattcatccctgacaggtacttcctgctcttcctgctgacgagtggactggttggagccggagaggcgactttctgcaccatcgccccctccatcattgcagacctttttacaagtgaccagcggacccgcatgctgaacgtgttttactccgtcatacctgtaggctgcggactaggatacatcatcgggcccaaagtgactgatgcagcaaagggcgattggcactgggcatttcgggtcacccctggcctgggcctcatagctgtggctttgatgattttggtcacaaaggagcttccaagaacgactacaaacgggaagaagaacaacaaatcccagaagtttgccaaatgggcgacagatctcaaaaaactatttaaaaatcgaagcttcatgttaaccaccatgggatcgacggcggtatccttcatagtgggagccataggtgtatggggtccgtcatacctgacccacgcacgaacactcctacaagagaaggacccttgccgtgctgaaccgtgtgactatcacgacatcctaatatttggtgtggttacagtcgtttccggcattctgggagttgtagcagggacggagataagtaaaagatatcgcaaatccaacccacgggcggacccacttgtgtgtggatgcgcgatgatgctctccgccccttttcttctgttggcattgacttttggcaacatcagcctagttgccaccaacatcttcatcttcatcggagagacgcttctgtcagtaaatttcaccctcatatctgacattatactaaaagtagtaactccgtggagcagatcttcagccctggccgtgcagatgacaatctatcacctcctaggtgacaccggcagcccgtacctcatcggcctgatatctgacacctacgaacgaggatatgccaaatcccctcttctgaaataccgcagcctggagtatgccctcatgacctgcaccataatggcagtcatcggaggggccttcttcatggccacggccctatatatagagagggacgaaaaagaagcagagatggaatcagaacctccatcatcctcctcctcctcactgcttcctgccgatgaggaccgcgcttcagactga